In Methylomonas sp. MK1, the following are encoded in one genomic region:
- a CDS encoding RNA polymerase sigma factor, with amino-acid sequence MTQPHNTATSQELADFFHASHPQLQKYLYWQVRSREVAEELAQETYLRFLKQEPRHILDLNAFMFTIAANLARDHLRGIKREQHREMVPLDTDIADSKPHTEDIVARQYLGEQLQQAIASLPDRTREIFLLYRADELSYKQIAARLDISERTVEYHLRQALLLCRSFLTNT; translated from the coding sequence ATGACTCAACCACACAACACCGCCACCAGTCAGGAATTGGCCGATTTTTTTCACGCCAGCCACCCGCAACTGCAAAAATATCTGTATTGGCAGGTCCGCTCGCGGGAAGTGGCCGAGGAACTGGCGCAGGAAACCTATCTACGGTTTTTGAAACAAGAGCCACGACACATTCTGGATCTGAATGCCTTCATGTTTACCATCGCCGCCAATCTGGCGCGTGACCATCTGCGCGGTATCAAACGCGAGCAACATCGCGAGATGGTGCCGCTGGATACCGACATCGCCGACTCGAAACCCCACACGGAAGACATCGTCGCCAGGCAATATCTGGGAGAACAATTGCAACAAGCCATCGCCAGCTTGCCGGACAGAACCAGGGAAATTTTTCTGTTATACCGCGCCGACGAACTGAGCTACAAACAGATCGCCGCGCGACTGGATATTTCCGAGCGCACCGTCGAATATCATCTGCGCCAAGCGCTGCTGCTGTGCCGAAGTTTTTTGACCAATACTTGA
- a CDS encoding dicarboxylate/amino acid:cation symporter has translation MKNHHKLLLSLVLGACAGLICHGYADREALQIFNRYLMEPIGQIFLRLIFMIVVPMVMSGLMLGVYQLSNHHGLARVAQRTLFFTLLASSASVAVGVSLVNLAQPGVGLDISQMLGDNGGVNKIQQNVAQAKPVVQSLLEIIPKNPFASATQALEGEMLSLMFFSLAFGAALAATNGDKPSRWVGLLEETYAACLLVVDTAMKLAPIAVFALVFQSTFKFGHHILFSLGFYVLVVVSGLLLQQMVVYSMLLRFFTRIKPLSFFRQCRDVYLYAFATASSNATLPRSLELAEQDLKLRPEVARFVLTIGSTANQNGTALFEGITVLFLAQVYGVDLSLGQQVQVVLMSILAGIGTAGVPGGSLPLIMILTQQVGIPPEGMGLILGVDRFLDMCRTTLNVSGDLVIAALVDQPEQQRT, from the coding sequence ATGAAAAATCATCACAAATTGCTACTGAGTTTAGTGCTGGGTGCTTGCGCCGGTTTGATCTGTCATGGCTATGCCGACAGAGAGGCATTGCAGATTTTCAACCGCTACTTGATGGAGCCCATCGGCCAAATCTTTTTGCGGCTGATTTTCATGATCGTGGTGCCGATGGTGATGAGCGGTTTGATGCTCGGTGTGTATCAACTCAGTAATCATCATGGTTTGGCGCGGGTGGCCCAGCGTACTTTGTTTTTTACCCTATTGGCCAGTTCGGCGTCGGTGGCGGTGGGGGTTTCACTGGTCAATCTGGCGCAGCCTGGGGTGGGGCTGGATATTTCGCAGATGTTGGGCGATAACGGCGGCGTGAATAAAATCCAGCAAAACGTCGCCCAAGCGAAGCCGGTGGTGCAATCCTTGTTAGAGATCATCCCGAAAAATCCGTTCGCCAGCGCTACCCAGGCTCTGGAAGGCGAGATGCTGTCGTTGATGTTTTTCTCGTTGGCCTTTGGTGCGGCACTGGCGGCGACTAATGGCGACAAGCCCTCGCGCTGGGTCGGCTTATTGGAAGAAACCTATGCAGCCTGTCTGCTGGTCGTCGATACTGCGATGAAGCTGGCGCCGATTGCGGTATTTGCGCTGGTGTTTCAATCGACCTTCAAATTCGGGCATCACATTTTGTTTTCCTTGGGGTTTTACGTACTGGTGGTGGTGAGCGGGCTGCTGCTACAGCAAATGGTGGTCTACAGCATGCTGCTGCGCTTTTTCACCCGGATCAAGCCGCTGAGTTTTTTTCGGCAATGCCGGGATGTCTATCTCTACGCCTTCGCCACCGCCTCTTCCAACGCCACCTTGCCGCGCTCGCTGGAACTAGCGGAACAGGATTTAAAGCTGCGGCCGGAAGTGGCGCGCTTTGTGTTGACGATAGGCTCCACCGCCAATCAGAACGGCACGGCATTGTTCGAAGGCATCACCGTGTTATTTCTGGCGCAGGTCTACGGCGTGGATTTGTCGCTGGGGCAGCAGGTACAGGTGGTGTTGATGTCTATCCTGGCCGGCATCGGCACCGCTGGCGTGCCGGGCGGCTCGTTGCCATTGATCATGATTTTGACGCAACAAGTCGGGATTCCGCCCGAAGGCATGGGCTTGATTTTGGGCGTGGATCGTTTCCTGGATATGTGCCGCACCACTTTAAATGTTAGCGGCGATTTGGTGATTGCAGCCTTGGTCGACCAACCCGAACAGCAGCGAACCTAA
- a CDS encoding DEAD/DEAH box helicase, with amino-acid sequence MFDAETTSFIQFAVPLEGLDLEKLPQQLTQAYASVVSARLGAVKIGTEEIPANWQSMIFELRRIAETYEGLTIFLPEDDNHRPSCAFVAGSAHFTLNQAERIQVKLLENQQSLPSLSPYSVAPEVAAALLFLIGGHQADAAETAKAFNKENTSPVCEQLLDFIAALASGNGQSLRQIANMPLVTVQRIDRDYLDVAADVIWQSLARAVQMIAKTVLGLAAENPIVVIHDVIQRLSSANQSLYIGNTTVRLQLQLAGPYHLAKLLSGATEALLNSAVTATNPPTGTDGATWSNLTSHLAAQRPFLWRNHIKAIDEGFLESGTSFVLTFPTGAGKTTITELRIATELIRGRTVVYLAPTRALVDQVANEISRTVRPIARDVVLGRFLEDFGELAEGKVFVQTPEQCLAYLTHDPDGHSNIGLIVVDECHQLCERPNADGSSRLPGRRAVDAMWALLSLLQRSPTSDIILISAMVRNGGELGQWLETITQRPARVLDLGWKPTRQVRGVVAYEDTQVSSLKAELKRRQLTKPGKKPGVADKRGITATPVGLFCHTQVWNTASTFAKFPLLPESVSLGVNNYWGLSANKNEIGGKLLGATALAGMRPIVFSQNIDWTSTIAEHGAAELEKVGIGPVMLQPNEEALFIAASIELGDTNLVERPVLQRVGLHHGLLLLPERLAMESAFRRNDGLLALVATPTVAQGINLPAEAVIIAGDDRWTADGSETLAVHELLNAAGRAGRAGHYAHGIVIDLPGKVFSVGRNSSGQITFPDGLEHVMKLFGSPDQCLDIVDPITQVIDRIATAGVDSDVGEYLVRKIGGVDDNTLRKLLGATLGNALRSERDQRLEAQALLLKTVAAEIDNAANTNQLDTEAWIELATQAGLSPVTLATLAASLPEVDAFDVWSFKNLLDYHIQLLLGYPGMLFGFVDPQSSDLSRIMPRRSQTINGQTVYIEDVRAWEQRWQNALQDVLPQWLSGQPLNVIGNFLHAHRGAKGHVKAIQLGRRFALQAAGGLGYGVSLVAQVFERKYSEKASPTLLSWLRLIAGCAREGFDDPDKLLLFWYLRRLAPGLYPRVRIHQIFNEIVIGQLPSWQDEPDIEARRRLIRNLMGEV; translated from the coding sequence ATGTTTGATGCTGAAACAACCAGTTTCATCCAATTCGCTGTTCCTCTTGAAGGCTTGGATTTAGAAAAACTTCCTCAACAACTTACGCAAGCCTATGCAAGCGTAGTCTCTGCTCGCCTTGGTGCAGTGAAAATTGGTACTGAAGAAATACCTGCTAATTGGCAGAGCATGATTTTCGAACTACGGCGCATAGCTGAAACTTACGAAGGTCTTACGATATTCCTGCCCGAGGATGATAATCATCGCCCATCCTGCGCTTTTGTAGCTGGATCGGCTCATTTCACGCTGAATCAAGCTGAGCGCATACAGGTAAAACTTTTAGAAAATCAGCAATCGTTACCTTCGTTGTCTCCATATTCAGTAGCTCCTGAAGTCGCTGCGGCGTTACTTTTCCTAATTGGCGGACATCAAGCTGATGCCGCAGAAACAGCCAAGGCATTCAATAAGGAAAATACTAGTCCTGTATGTGAACAATTGCTCGATTTTATAGCTGCGCTTGCATCTGGAAACGGGCAAAGTCTTCGCCAAATTGCCAATATGCCGCTGGTCACAGTGCAGAGAATCGATAGAGATTATTTGGATGTAGCTGCCGATGTTATATGGCAATCGCTTGCCCGTGCTGTTCAAATGATTGCAAAAACAGTCCTTGGATTGGCGGCGGAAAATCCTATTGTAGTAATCCACGATGTTATTCAGCGGTTATCGAGTGCTAATCAATCATTGTATATTGGAAATACAACAGTAAGACTCCAGCTTCAGTTAGCAGGTCCATACCATCTTGCCAAGCTTCTTTCTGGAGCGACTGAAGCGTTGCTTAACTCTGCCGTTACCGCAACAAATCCACCAACTGGTACTGATGGTGCGACATGGTCAAATCTCACAAGCCACCTCGCTGCTCAACGGCCGTTTCTTTGGCGTAATCACATAAAAGCCATCGATGAGGGATTTCTTGAAAGCGGCACTTCATTTGTACTTACTTTTCCTACGGGGGCAGGCAAGACGACGATTACCGAACTTCGAATCGCTACTGAATTGATAAGAGGGAGAACGGTTGTCTACTTGGCACCAACAAGAGCGCTCGTCGATCAAGTGGCTAATGAAATTTCCCGTACCGTTCGGCCTATAGCTCGTGATGTCGTGCTAGGAAGATTTCTCGAAGATTTTGGGGAATTAGCCGAAGGAAAAGTATTTGTCCAAACGCCAGAACAATGCTTGGCCTATCTGACGCATGATCCAGATGGTCATAGCAATATTGGTTTGATTGTTGTTGATGAGTGCCATCAGCTCTGCGAACGTCCAAATGCCGATGGTTCGTCTCGTCTTCCTGGGCGTCGGGCTGTCGATGCCATGTGGGCATTATTGTCGCTACTTCAGCGTTCTCCAACTTCCGACATCATTTTAATTTCCGCCATGGTCCGCAATGGTGGTGAACTGGGGCAGTGGCTTGAAACCATAACGCAGAGACCGGCAAGGGTGCTTGATCTCGGATGGAAGCCAACACGTCAAGTGCGAGGTGTGGTGGCTTACGAAGATACTCAAGTGTCTTCACTCAAAGCGGAGCTTAAAAGAAGGCAGTTAACAAAACCGGGTAAAAAGCCAGGAGTCGCGGACAAAAGGGGCATTACGGCTACTCCTGTCGGGCTCTTTTGCCATACACAGGTTTGGAATACGGCAAGTACTTTTGCAAAATTTCCTTTGCTTCCGGAAAGCGTGTCGCTAGGTGTAAATAATTACTGGGGACTTTCAGCAAATAAAAACGAGATAGGAGGAAAGCTTCTTGGAGCAACGGCGCTTGCCGGAATGCGCCCTATAGTGTTCAGCCAAAATATTGATTGGACGAGTACGATTGCCGAGCACGGAGCCGCCGAATTGGAAAAGGTGGGCATAGGTCCAGTCATGTTACAGCCGAATGAAGAAGCCCTATTCATTGCGGCTTCGATAGAATTAGGCGACACCAACTTGGTGGAGCGTCCAGTCCTACAGCGAGTTGGTTTACACCATGGCTTGCTTCTATTGCCTGAACGGCTTGCTATGGAGTCGGCGTTTCGTCGAAACGATGGATTGCTAGCTCTGGTTGCCACGCCAACAGTCGCACAAGGGATTAATCTGCCTGCAGAAGCAGTCATCATTGCGGGCGATGATCGGTGGACGGCTGACGGTTCGGAAACATTAGCCGTTCATGAGCTTCTCAATGCTGCAGGCCGAGCCGGAAGGGCTGGACATTATGCTCATGGGATCGTTATAGACCTTCCCGGTAAAGTCTTTTCGGTTGGTCGAAACAGTAGCGGTCAGATCACATTTCCCGATGGATTAGAACATGTGATGAAGTTGTTTGGATCACCTGACCAATGTTTAGATATTGTTGACCCTATAACCCAAGTGATTGATCGGATTGCAACGGCCGGTGTTGATTCAGATGTTGGTGAATATTTAGTCCGTAAGATTGGTGGAGTTGATGACAATACTCTCCGGAAATTACTCGGCGCTACATTAGGAAATGCTTTGCGTTCAGAACGTGACCAAAGGTTAGAAGCGCAAGCTTTGCTACTCAAAACAGTAGCCGCAGAAATAGATAACGCGGCTAATACGAACCAACTTGATACTGAAGCTTGGATTGAACTGGCCACCCAAGCCGGACTATCGCCCGTAACCCTCGCAACCCTGGCAGCTTCTTTACCTGAGGTAGATGCTTTTGATGTTTGGTCCTTCAAGAATTTGCTTGATTATCATATTCAGCTTCTACTCGGATACCCAGGAATGTTATTTGGCTTTGTTGATCCTCAATCCTCTGATCTCAGTCGAATAATGCCAAGACGCAGTCAGACCATAAATGGGCAAACTGTGTATATAGAAGATGTTCGTGCATGGGAGCAGCGTTGGCAGAATGCTCTACAAGATGTACTGCCACAGTGGCTATCGGGTCAACCGCTAAATGTGATTGGAAATTTTCTTCACGCCCACCGGGGGGCAAAAGGGCACGTAAAAGCGATACAGTTGGGACGTCGATTTGCGCTCCAGGCTGCTGGCGGCTTAGGCTATGGCGTTTCATTAGTCGCCCAAGTATTTGAGCGTAAGTACTCCGAAAAGGCCTCACCAACATTATTATCCTGGCTTCGATTAATTGCAGGCTGTGCGAGGGAAGGTTTTGACGACCCAGATAAATTACTCCTCTTCTGGTACCTACGACGCCTGGCACCGGGCCTTTACCCTCGGGTACGAATCCATCAAATTTTCAACGAAATTGTTATCGGGCAACTTCCATCTTGGCAAGACGAACCGGATATCGAAGCTCGTAGGCGCTTGATTCGCAACTTGATGGGCGAGGTTTGA
- a CDS encoding PDDEXK nuclease domain-containing protein, which translates to MSPDSISLIDTPNGYAAWLTELKTRIHSTQQRAALSVNRELILLYWQIGRDILERQAQQGWGAKVIERLAHDLRTAFPDMKGFSRANLMYMRAFAEAWPDVEIVQQLVGRLPWGHNLVLLSKLKDMDSRKRYAERAIENGWSRNVLNIHIETRLLEREGNAVTNFEVNLPKPHSDLARESLKDPYLFDFLGIGQEADEREIENALVQHITRFLIELGAGFAFVGRQYHLEIGGDDFFIDLLFYHLKLRCYVVVELKTGAFRPEHAGQLSFYLTAVDAQLKSEHDGPTIGLLLCKTQNRVVAEYALRDTNKPIGVAEYQIVDALPAELESNLPSIEQIEQELGELT; encoded by the coding sequence ATGAGCCCCGATTCCATTTCCCTGATCGACACTCCAAACGGCTACGCCGCCTGGCTAACCGAACTCAAAACCCGTATCCATTCCACCCAGCAACGCGCGGCATTATCCGTCAACCGTGAATTGATTCTGCTGTATTGGCAAATCGGCCGCGACATACTGGAGCGGCAAGCGCAACAAGGCTGGGGGGCCAAGGTAATCGAACGGCTTGCACACGATTTGCGCACCGCGTTTCCGGATATGAAAGGCTTTTCTCGTGCCAATTTGATGTACATGCGCGCTTTCGCGGAAGCTTGGCCTGACGTCGAAATTGTCCAACAGCTTGTTGGACGATTACCCTGGGGCCACAACTTGGTGTTACTCAGCAAATTAAAAGATATGGATAGTCGCAAACGCTATGCCGAAAGAGCTATCGAAAATGGTTGGTCGCGTAATGTGTTGAACATCCACATCGAAACCCGTTTACTGGAACGGGAAGGCAATGCGGTCACTAATTTCGAAGTCAATTTACCAAAGCCCCATTCGGATTTGGCCCGCGAATCCTTGAAAGACCCTTACCTGTTCGATTTTCTCGGCATCGGCCAGGAAGCCGACGAGCGGGAAATCGAAAACGCGCTAGTTCAGCATATCACCCGTTTTCTGATCGAACTTGGCGCCGGTTTTGCCTTTGTCGGCCGGCAATACCATCTGGAAATAGGCGGTGACGATTTCTTCATCGACCTGCTGTTTTATCACCTGAAATTACGTTGTTATGTGGTGGTGGAACTCAAGACCGGTGCCTTCAGGCCGGAGCACGCCGGGCAATTGAGTTTTTACCTGACGGCGGTAGACGCACAACTCAAATCAGAGCACGACGGCCCAACCATCGGTTTACTGTTGTGTAAAACCCAAAACCGGGTCGTGGCCGAATACGCTTTGCGCGATACCAACAAGCCGATCGGCGTGGCGGAGTATCAAATAGTGGACGCATTGCCGGCGGAACTGGAATCCAATTTACCTAGCATCGAACAGATAGAACAGGAGTTGGGGGAATTAACGTAA
- a CDS encoding MG2 domain-containing protein: MHNFMSALARKSLAILATGGLLLLLIAPSCVLAGSPFYLTAERSFTNTEAPNIRLDYTLTDQPMLIRVLKANNLESFLDGQFNVSRSYEQPVSELNPGHYFAKGLNNAQSPLKLLRGMLDVEFRKSLKETNFSGSVLTVTEKPLVSVPQQVLVAPPKGFTVVKESYLDLLRNGQQTHDLGWWFNEDTWSEHRYKVRQVALDPLPDGIYLLQAVQGKNEAQCLIQVSSLAVQVKQSSEQLLVRAMNRDLQPLAGAKVSYRDGRGRWQTLPASTNAAGELSFNSPDGVLDGKLLVRVDAPAAKPGEAARTALTATDFLPTQAKDDAVFVMTDRPIFKPGETFYYKGIVRNLQDGQLRIPAFQSKQTDVSLIRADGNATGLQGQTQLTDFGSFSGSFDLDPSQTPGLYRLLAEIDHKAYGGEFRVRDYIKPTFYLEWLDRSPIVQAGQPFKLKFRAKRYSGGVPQNVKFEVFLYRKKFEAPQFVTEAGAGLAAGNDYFGQVKSAAPLTQPQRLYSSIEERQAVDASNPWETAAKLDESGDGSFEFTVPAADQEKPDQEWIYSLMVRAQDAAGGNAILTDSIYATLSEAQPAVRFNKTVAAVGDQDLQLLLQSSYADGKPAAKAGGVIDVMLEQPGSDKRSLVKLDFATDERGQQKLTIPALKEFGRLTAVARLESLDGRNLNHPASSQPSTLIVAGSGGEAVADNPELELYTPTTILSPGEQARVFALLPKAWGNNESGAIWETVAGARLFDSRSASAQGRSRWFEVTAKPEYGTGFYHTVTVPVAGGKYKEQTLGFRIVPWEKRLQIAIEPEKAETEPLKPIKIKLQVKRADGSPAANTEIAVSIVDRAVYAVQAEFRPGIFDFFYPLQRSNLATFYSDDLQGYGYADLLRKPNFSLSALKSQSKLAKKAMRDTAGWFPHVVTDAKGNATIDVDMPANVTEWLVTAVASDKEGRIGETTGQFRSVTDVAVDMVGPQFLRQGDEVDVAVKLTNHLAQPVKLTGSISLPDTLPLQSGETAPQAELAAKAEQLWPLRLSANNRQGAPALKVELTAPAGVRVGGAEEFEIPLKAAALPQVYSSVQQDKLLRVDLPAQFQPRQVTVRVNSGLLGAALQAASMLVQYPYGCTEQLAHSTVPNLVLLDLIERAGLKPEQLGPLKNTLQRAKQNAASGVRKLIQNQKADGGFALWPSDSEATVPVTLIALQALKYANDLQVEGVNNAYFKGMDWLNNHAESNAAADSFVLSGFATVGYAYNAPWQQQADFVEKLLANVHAEASDLIAALRIVKAYENQNWHSFNQQFKDRPQLKTDLIKRLQLALDALDPANYQQQRGELYNSLGFGFGMPSLISAGLGALNDAQALPPALEAKLKRWLLQTQQNGYWQSTYDTAQVIFNSRELLSKEAAAAAKQNARSISVSSKDGFALGALQRIPGGYLGSFNRFGDSPDLSEIHLAELNADEIANTTVAVEVPYQAVAARAAGLEVQRSFRRITAKGSELINMSQALTPGDVVVSEVRVKRSAGAGRPAPGSEYVVIEDGIPSLAEGQENDETFLADAKIQPKDDSYWANIKETQRYPDRIVRVAKLQAGGELTLYQVWRVARAGNAAIPPATGFDMYNEAVQGNSLAGRVGVK; this comes from the coding sequence ATGCACAATTTTATGAGCGCACTCGCGCGTAAATCTTTGGCAATACTTGCTACTGGCGGGTTGTTGCTGTTGTTAATCGCGCCATCTTGTGTTCTCGCCGGCAGCCCATTTTATTTAACCGCCGAACGCAGTTTCACCAACACCGAAGCCCCCAATATCCGCCTCGATTACACCCTCACCGACCAACCCATGCTGATCCGGGTGCTAAAAGCCAATAACCTGGAAAGCTTTCTGGATGGCCAGTTCAACGTCAGCCGCAGTTACGAGCAACCGGTCAGCGAGCTGAATCCTGGCCACTATTTCGCGAAGGGTCTGAACAATGCGCAATCGCCGTTGAAGTTGTTGCGCGGCATGCTAGATGTCGAGTTTCGCAAGTCTTTGAAAGAAACCAATTTCAGCGGCTCGGTGCTCACCGTCACAGAAAAGCCGCTGGTGTCGGTGCCGCAGCAGGTTTTAGTCGCGCCGCCCAAAGGGTTTACGGTGGTGAAAGAGAGCTATCTGGATTTGCTGCGCAACGGTCAGCAAACTCACGATCTGGGCTGGTGGTTTAACGAAGATACGTGGAGCGAGCATCGCTACAAGGTTAGACAAGTGGCGCTCGACCCATTGCCGGACGGGATTTATTTGCTGCAAGCGGTGCAAGGCAAGAACGAAGCGCAATGTCTGATCCAGGTCAGCAGCCTGGCGGTGCAGGTCAAGCAATCCAGCGAGCAACTGCTGGTGCGGGCCATGAACCGCGATTTACAACCGCTGGCTGGCGCCAAAGTCAGTTACCGCGATGGCCGTGGCCGCTGGCAAACCTTGCCGGCCAGCACCAACGCCGCCGGCGAACTGAGCTTTAACAGTCCGGATGGGGTGTTGGACGGCAAATTGTTGGTGCGAGTGGATGCGCCGGCTGCCAAGCCTGGCGAAGCGGCGCGCACCGCGCTGACGGCTACCGATTTTCTGCCGACGCAAGCCAAGGACGACGCGGTATTCGTGATGACCGACCGGCCTATCTTCAAGCCCGGCGAGACTTTTTATTACAAAGGCATCGTGCGCAATTTACAGGATGGACAGTTGCGGATTCCGGCGTTTCAATCCAAACAAACCGATGTGTCGCTGATTCGCGCCGACGGCAATGCTACCGGCTTGCAAGGCCAAACTCAGCTTACCGATTTCGGTTCGTTTTCCGGCAGTTTCGATCTCGATCCCAGCCAGACGCCGGGCTTGTATCGCTTGTTGGCAGAGATCGACCACAAAGCCTACGGTGGCGAGTTTCGGGTGCGCGATTACATCAAGCCCACGTTTTACCTGGAATGGCTGGACCGCAGCCCGATCGTGCAGGCCGGTCAGCCGTTTAAATTAAAATTCCGCGCCAAACGCTACAGCGGAGGCGTGCCGCAGAACGTCAAATTCGAAGTGTTTCTGTACCGGAAAAAGTTCGAAGCCCCACAATTTGTCACCGAAGCCGGCGCGGGTTTAGCCGCCGGCAATGACTATTTCGGCCAGGTCAAATCCGCCGCACCATTGACTCAACCGCAACGGTTGTACAGCTCTATCGAAGAGCGCCAGGCCGTCGATGCCAGCAACCCTTGGGAAACCGCCGCCAAGCTGGATGAAAGTGGCGACGGCAGTTTCGAGTTTACCGTGCCGGCCGCCGACCAGGAAAAGCCGGATCAGGAATGGATTTATTCTTTAATGGTGCGAGCTCAGGACGCGGCCGGCGGCAATGCGATTTTGACCGACAGCATCTACGCCACCTTATCCGAAGCGCAACCGGCTGTGCGCTTTAACAAAACCGTGGCGGCGGTTGGCGATCAGGATTTGCAATTGCTGTTGCAATCCAGCTATGCCGACGGCAAACCGGCCGCCAAAGCCGGCGGCGTGATCGATGTGATGCTGGAACAACCCGGCAGCGACAAACGCAGCCTGGTGAAACTGGATTTCGCGACCGACGAGCGCGGTCAGCAAAAGCTCACCATCCCGGCCTTGAAAGAATTTGGCCGGCTCACCGCTGTGGCGCGCTTGGAAAGTCTGGATGGCCGTAACTTGAACCATCCGGCCAGTTCCCAACCCAGCACCTTAATCGTCGCCGGCAGCGGCGGTGAAGCGGTAGCCGATAATCCGGAACTGGAGCTGTACACGCCGACCACCATCCTCAGCCCCGGCGAGCAAGCCAGGGTGTTTGCCTTATTGCCCAAGGCCTGGGGCAATAATGAGAGCGGCGCGATTTGGGAAACCGTGGCCGGCGCGCGTTTGTTCGACAGCCGCAGCGCGTCAGCCCAAGGCCGCAGCCGCTGGTTTGAAGTGACCGCCAAACCCGAATACGGCACCGGTTTTTACCACACCGTGACCGTGCCGGTGGCCGGCGGCAAGTATAAGGAACAAACCCTGGGCTTTAGAATCGTGCCGTGGGAAAAGCGATTGCAGATTGCTATCGAACCGGAAAAAGCCGAAACCGAGCCGCTGAAACCCATCAAAATCAAGCTGCAAGTCAAACGCGCCGATGGCAGCCCGGCAGCGAATACCGAAATCGCGGTGTCCATCGTTGACCGTGCCGTGTATGCGGTGCAAGCCGAATTCCGTCCCGGCATTTTCGACTTTTTTTATCCGCTGCAACGCAGCAATTTAGCGACTTTCTATTCCGACGATCTGCAAGGCTACGGCTACGCAGACTTGCTGCGCAAACCCAATTTCTCGCTCAGCGCGTTGAAGAGCCAAAGCAAATTGGCGAAAAAAGCCATGCGCGATACCGCCGGCTGGTTTCCGCATGTGGTCACCGACGCGAAAGGCAATGCCACTATCGACGTCGATATGCCGGCCAATGTCACCGAATGGCTGGTCACGGCGGTCGCCAGCGATAAGGAGGGCCGCATCGGCGAAACCACCGGCCAGTTCCGCAGCGTCACCGATGTAGCGGTGGACATGGTCGGCCCGCAATTTTTGCGGCAGGGCGACGAGGTGGACGTGGCAGTCAAATTGACCAATCACTTGGCCCAGCCAGTGAAATTGACCGGTAGCATCAGCTTGCCGGACACCTTGCCGTTGCAAAGCGGCGAAACCGCACCCCAAGCCGAATTGGCTGCGAAAGCTGAGCAACTGTGGCCGTTACGTTTAAGCGCCAACAATCGGCAAGGTGCGCCGGCACTGAAGGTGGAGTTGACTGCGCCGGCTGGGGTGCGGGTAGGCGGTGCCGAAGAGTTCGAAATTCCGTTAAAAGCCGCCGCGCTGCCGCAGGTTTATAGCAGCGTTCAGCAGGACAAGCTGCTGCGCGTCGATTTGCCCGCGCAATTCCAGCCTCGGCAAGTAACGGTACGGGTCAATTCCGGTCTGCTCGGGGCCGCCCTCCAAGCGGCCTCCATGCTGGTGCAATATCCTTACGGTTGCACCGAGCAGTTGGCGCACAGCACCGTGCCGAATCTGGTGTTGCTGGATTTGATCGAGCGCGCCGGCCTTAAACCCGAGCAATTGGGGCCGCTGAAAAACACCTTGCAACGCGCCAAGCAGAACGCGGCCTCGGGTGTGCGTAAACTGATTCAAAATCAAAAAGCCGATGGCGGTTTTGCTTTGTGGCCCAGCGATAGCGAAGCCACGGTGCCGGTGACCTTGATTGCCCTGCAAGCCTTGAAATACGCCAACGACTTGCAAGTAGAAGGCGTGAATAACGCCTATTTCAAAGGCATGGATTGGCTGAACAATCACGCCGAGAGCAACGCCGCGGCGGATAGTTTCGTGTTGAGCGGCTTCGCGACGGTTGGTTATGCTTACAACGCACCGTGGCAGCAGCAGGCTGATTTTGTCGAAAAACTGCTTGCCAATGTCCATGCCGAGGCGAGTGATCTGATAGCCGCGCTTCGTATCGTCAAGGCTTACGAAAATCAAAACTGGCATAGCTTTAACCAGCAATTCAAAGACCGGCCACAGCTGAAAACTGATTTGATAAAGCGCTTGCAACTGGCACTGGACGCGCTTGATCCAGCGAACTATCAGCAACAGCGCGGCGAGTTGTATAACAGCTTGGGCTTTGGGTTTGGTATGCCCAGCCTGATTTCGGCAGGTTTGGGCGCGTTAAACGATGCGCAGGCCTTGCCGCCGGCATTGGAAGCCAAACTGAAACGCTGGCTGTTGCAAACCCAGCAAAACGGCTACTGGCAATCGACTTACGATACCGCGCAGGTGATCTTCAACAGCCGCGAATTGTTATCTAAGGAAGCAGCGGCAGCGGCCAAGCAGAACGCCCGCAGCATTTCGGTCAGCAGCAAAGACGGTTTTGCGCTGGGCGCATTGCAACGCATCCCCGGCGGTTATCTGGGCAGCTTCAACCGCTTTGGCGATAGCCCGGATCTTAGCGAAATTCATCTGGCTGAGCTCAATGCCGACGAAATCGCCAACACCACAGTCGCTGTTGAAGTGCCGTATCAAGCCGTCGCCGCTCGTGCCGCCGGTCTGGAGGTGCAACGCAGCTTCCGCCGCATCACCGCGAAGGGCAGCGAGTTGATCAACATGAGCCAAGCCTTGACACCCGGCGATGTGGTGGTCAGCGAGGTGCGCGTTAAACGAAGCGCCGGTGCCGGTCGGCCAGCGCCCGGTAGCGAGTATGTGGTCATCGAAGACGGTATCCCCAGTTTGGCGGAAGGCCAGGAAAACGATGAAACCTTTTTGGCCGACGCCAAAATCCAGCCTAAGGATGACAGCTACTGGGCCAACATCAAGGAAACCCAACGCTACCCGGACCGCATCGTCCGTGTTGCCAAATTGCAAGCTGGCGGCGAACTGACCTTATATCAAGTTTGGCGCGTCGCCAGAGCCGGCAACGCCGCGATTCCGCCGGCGACTGGTTTTGATATGTATAACGAGGCGGTGCAGGGGAATAGTTTGGCGGGAAGGGTGGGTGTTAAATAA